The stretch of DNA atacTTTATTAGTACTTTATATTTAAggggaaaataaaataaataaataataataataaaaaaaaaaaaaaaaaaagaattccCAACTTTAAAGCCTTTTTCTAACCTTTTTCatcataaaagaaatataaatatatttttttatcatattttcataaaaatatgtattcaAACATTTcctaattatatacatatatattatatgtatatataatatatatatgtatgtagtattctatatttaacataatatatccagaatgtatattatatatatgatagaTAATACAtgatataaacatatataaataatacctatcaaaaaaaaaaaaaaataaaataaaacatacataaaattaatatatatatatataatatattttatattttttttttttttttttttttttttttttttttttgctataCCCTAAACGTaacatttttcttatatatatatttttttttttataatatatgaacacaaaaaaaataaaaataaataattcaataaagtatttattataattactaaCATATGTATCTATTTCcacttataatattttaatatttcaaataattatttgtaaAGCATACATAAGCATACAaagttgtatatataaaatatttctcaTTCAGCCTTtcttaaattttatttttttattatttttttattatttttatttttttttttttttcatattaataatggcTTACCATTTAGGAGCTACGTTTCCAAATTTTACTGCTACTGCTTCTAATGTAGATGGAGTTTTTGACTTTTATAAATACGTAGGAGATAGCTGGGCTATTTTATTTAGTCACCCACATGATTTTACTCCTGTATGTACTACTGAACTTGCTGAATTTGGTAAAATGCATGAAGAATTTTTAAAGCTCAACTGCAAATTAATCGGATTTAGTTGTAACTCTAAAGAATCTCACGATAAATGGATAgaagatataaaattttatggaAAACTAGATAAATGGGATATTCCTATGGTTTGTGATGAATCCAGAGAATTAGCTAacgaattaaaaattatggatgaaaaagaaaaagatattaaAGGACTTCCATTAACTTGTAGATGtgttttctttatttctCCAGATAAAAAAGTCAAAGCAACCGTTCTTTATCCAGCCACGACAGGAAGAAATTCACAAGAAATTCTTAGAGTTCTTAAATCATTACAACTCACTAATACACACCCTGTTGCTACTCCG from Plasmodium sp. gorilla clade G2 genome assembly, chromosome: 8 encodes:
- a CDS encoding 1-cys peroxiredoxin, producing the protein MAYHLGATFPNFTATASNVDGVFDFYKYVGDSWAILFSHPHDFTPVCTTELAEFGKMHEEFLKLNCKLIGFSCNSKESHDKWIEDIKFYGKLDKWDIPMVCDESRELANELKIMDEKEKDIKGLPLTCRCVFFISPDKKVKATVLYPATTGRNSQEILRVLKSLQLTNTHPVATPVNWKEGDKCCILPTVDNADLPKLFKNEVKKMDVPSQKGYLRFVQM